In the Peptostreptococcaceae bacterium genome, one interval contains:
- a CDS encoding YggS family pyridoxal phosphate-dependent enzyme, with translation MGIEKNLDEIEKNIADACEAKNIARSEIQLVAVTKTIGVERISEAISFGISALGENKVQEIMNKYDKIDKSAQWHMIGHLQTNKVKYIIDKVEMIHSVDSIKLAREINKRAEKAGTTMDCLIQINIGNEESKYGIDYDETESFLDEAGSLKNLRICGLMAIAPHFDNNEKVRPYFKKMNDLFEKMKSEGHKKQMVYLSMGMTHDYLTAIEEGANIVRIGTGIFGERNYLK, from the coding sequence ATGGGGATAGAAAAAAATCTGGATGAAATAGAAAAGAATATTGCCGATGCTTGTGAAGCGAAAAATATCGCGAGATCCGAAATACAATTGGTTGCTGTGACAAAAACTATTGGAGTTGAAAGGATTAGCGAAGCAATAAGCTTTGGAATCTCTGCTCTTGGTGAAAACAAAGTTCAGGAGATAATGAACAAGTATGATAAAATCGATAAGAGTGCCCAGTGGCATATGATTGGACACCTGCAAACAAACAAAGTGAAATATATAATTGACAAGGTGGAAATGATTCATTCAGTCGACAGTATTAAACTTGCGAGAGAAATTAATAAGAGGGCTGAAAAAGCGGGCACAACGATGGATTGTCTGATTCAAATCAATATTGGCAATGAAGAAAGCAAATATGGAATAGATTACGATGAGACTGAATCGTTTCTTGATGAAGCCGGTAGTTTGAAGAACCTTAGAATTTGCGGGTTGATGGCAATTGCTCCACATTTTGACAACAACGAAAAAGTTAGACCCTACTTCAAGAAGATGAACGATTTGTTTGAGAAAATGAAAAGTGAAGGCCATAAAAAACAAATGGTATACCTGTCAATGGGCATGACTCACGATTATCTTACAGCCATTGAAGAAGGCGCGAATATAGTCAGAATAGGCACAGGTATTTTCGGTGAAAGGAATTACCTAAAATAG
- a CDS encoding 5'-methylthioadenosine/adenosylhomocysteine nucleosidase: MKIGVIGAMIEEIQCIMEAMKIEEMKSYAGMVFYIGIVHDTEVVLVMSGIGKVNAALCAQILITKFQVEGIINTGLAGALDESLEIGDIVVSNELLEHDMDATGFGYELGVIPRMDKSIFVADPKLIELAAGVIKEKKRVHVGRIVSGDVFVADAKKRIYLNKTFGGLCAEMEGAAIAHVCHVNKKPFVIIRTISDNADNSATENFSEFVKEHAHESSRVVIELIKKMEMA; encoded by the coding sequence ATGAAGATAGGTGTTATTGGAGCCATGATAGAAGAAATACAGTGCATCATGGAGGCTATGAAAATTGAAGAGATGAAAAGCTATGCAGGAATGGTTTTCTACATCGGCATTGTGCATGATACAGAGGTTGTACTCGTGATGAGTGGAATAGGAAAAGTCAATGCTGCCCTTTGTGCTCAGATACTTATAACAAAGTTTCAAGTTGAAGGCATAATAAATACAGGTCTGGCGGGAGCATTGGACGAATCCTTAGAGATAGGGGATATTGTTGTATCAAATGAATTGCTTGAGCATGATATGGATGCGACGGGCTTTGGATATGAATTGGGGGTTATTCCCAGAATGGACAAATCGATTTTCGTAGCAGATCCAAAACTGATTGAATTGGCTGCAGGAGTGATTAAAGAAAAAAAGAGGGTGCATGTGGGAAGAATCGTTTCAGGAGATGTTTTTGTCGCAGATGCAAAAAAACGAATATATTTGAATAAAACCTTTGGCGGCTTATGCGCGGAAATGGAGGGCGCTGCCATTGCACATGTGTGTCATGTCAACAAAAAACCGTTTGTAATAATTAGGACAATTTCGGACAATGCGGACAATTCGGCAACAGAAAATTTTAGCGAATTTGTCAAAGAGCATGCCCACGAATCGAGCCGAGTTGTTATTGAACTGATAAAAAAAATGGAAATGGCGTAA
- a CDS encoding diaminopimelate epimerase, whose product MKFSKMHGTGNDFIITGKDAVTSESSDAAELSKIICHRHFGVGADGFMFYMDSDVADIKMQYYNSDGTKAEMCGNGIRCFARYVYEKGKVENTEFTIETDAGVYKVAVEEKCLVEVEMGNPISDACSVPAIGGRSEKFFNEEIETQFGKIEVSAVRMGVPHTVVFEVLDEPHGVEKWGCEIEKLKKVFPEGTNVNFVKVLSESEIAVETWERGAGKTLSCGTGVCACAYLAHIFGYVGEKVDVKVPGGRLSIRISENSLYMKGEAVLICDGDFHMEKCDL is encoded by the coding sequence GTGAAATTTTCAAAAATGCATGGAACGGGAAACGATTTCATTATTACGGGGAAAGATGCGGTGACAAGTGAAAGCTCTGACGCAGCAGAACTTTCAAAGATAATTTGCCACCGCCATTTTGGCGTAGGAGCGGATGGATTCATGTTTTACATGGACTCAGATGTTGCTGATATAAAGATGCAGTACTATAATTCGGATGGAACGAAAGCGGAGATGTGCGGAAACGGTATAAGATGCTTCGCGAGATATGTATATGAAAAAGGGAAAGTTGAGAATACTGAATTTACAATTGAAACCGATGCAGGTGTCTATAAGGTTGCCGTAGAAGAAAAATGCTTGGTAGAAGTTGAAATGGGGAATCCTATTTCGGATGCTTGCAGCGTGCCGGCTATTGGGGGCCGCAGTGAAAAGTTCTTTAATGAAGAAATCGAAACACAGTTTGGGAAAATAGAAGTGAGCGCTGTGCGAATGGGTGTACCCCATACCGTTGTTTTTGAAGTGCTTGATGAGCCCCATGGCGTTGAAAAGTGGGGATGCGAGATTGAAAAACTAAAAAAAGTCTTTCCTGAAGGAACAAATGTGAATTTTGTAAAAGTGCTTTCTGAAAGCGAGATTGCAGTTGAAACATGGGAACGCGGTGCAGGCAAGACACTGTCGTGCGGAACAGGTGTATGCGCCTGCGCATACCTGGCTCATATTTTTGGATATGTAGGCGAAAAAGTCGATGTTAAGGTTCCGGGAGGAAGGTTGTCAATACGGATTAGCGAGAATTCATTGTATATGAAAGGCGAAGCCGTATTGATTTGCGATGGAGATTTTCATATGGAGAAATGTGATTTGTGA
- a CDS encoding DivIVA domain-containing protein gives MINPLEIQAVEFGKAMRGYQTNEVDKFIDDVFKDYEIIYKENKDHKERIILLEEQLETYKNMEKTLNDTLILASETAETLRNNSVKEAEFINSKAEEEAKRIIEKANGEVMRIKGEFDNSKKQVMIFNERYRNLLKSQIELLNKSMDDISE, from the coding sequence ATGATTAATCCGTTGGAAATTCAAGCCGTTGAATTTGGAAAAGCAATGAGAGGTTATCAGACGAATGAAGTTGACAAATTCATCGATGATGTTTTCAAAGACTATGAAATCATATACAAAGAGAATAAGGACCATAAGGAGCGAATCATATTGCTCGAAGAGCAGTTGGAAACTTATAAGAACATGGAAAAGACATTGAATGACACGTTGATATTGGCTAGCGAAACAGCGGAAACGTTAAGGAACAATTCCGTCAAGGAAGCCGAATTTATTAACAGTAAGGCTGAGGAAGAGGCAAAAAGAATAATCGAGAAGGCAAACGGAGAAGTAATGCGTATAAAGGGAGAATTTGACAATTCTAAGAAGCAGGTTATGATCTTTAATGAAAGATATAGAAACCTTTTAAAGTCGCAGATAGAATTACTGAACAAGTCAATGGATGACATATCCGAGTGA
- a CDS encoding YggT family protein, with the protein MWIIKESIYKFVEVVNFLIIARIILSWFARDYSNPIFKMLYNLTEPILSPFRNLLFKMGIGGSTVDFSPIFAILTLDMVSRLLISIL; encoded by the coding sequence ATGTGGATTATAAAAGAGTCGATTTATAAATTTGTAGAAGTAGTGAATTTTCTTATTATTGCAAGGATTATACTATCTTGGTTTGCACGGGATTATTCCAACCCGATTTTTAAAATGCTGTATAACCTGACAGAGCCGATTCTTTCGCCTTTTAGGAACCTTTTATTTAAGATGGGCATTGGCGGAAGCACGGTTGATTTTTCTCCCATTTTTGCTATCCTGACGCTTGACATGGTAAGCCGCTTGCTTATAAGCATACTCTAA
- a CDS encoding NAD(P)H-dependent glycerol-3-phosphate dehydrogenase, whose product MKKKIAILGSGSWGTAIAITLNGKGHEVVVWDRSLEHIEQIKETRENKFSLPGIKIDKEIIFTNDIEKCLHMAEIVILAVASQGLRSTLERIKPELMGDKIIVNVSKGIEIGTLKRMSEVVNEFFSKNPFAALSGPSHAEEVSRGMPTTLVAASENLELAELIQDLFITERLRVYTNTDVCGVEIGASLKNVIALGAGISDGLGYGDNAKAALMTRGIVEIARLGQAMNANVDTFTGLTGIGDLIVTCTSMHSRNRRCGILLGEGMKTDDAVKKIGMVVEGIYTTKSAFELAKKHSVNMPIVDELYSVLYEDHDVKESVNNLMTRLKKHEMESTMKIN is encoded by the coding sequence ATGAAAAAGAAAATTGCGATTTTGGGTTCCGGCAGCTGGGGAACGGCGATTGCAATAACTTTAAATGGTAAAGGACATGAGGTTGTTGTATGGGACAGGAGCTTGGAGCACATAGAGCAAATAAAAGAAACCAGGGAAAATAAATTTTCCCTGCCAGGCATAAAGATAGACAAAGAAATTATTTTTACCAATGACATAGAAAAATGCTTGCATATGGCGGAAATTGTCATTTTAGCTGTTGCATCACAGGGTTTAAGAAGCACACTGGAAAGAATTAAACCGGAATTGATGGGAGACAAAATCATTGTTAATGTTTCAAAGGGAATTGAAATAGGTACATTAAAGAGAATGTCAGAGGTAGTGAACGAGTTTTTTTCGAAAAATCCTTTTGCAGCGCTTAGCGGACCTTCCCATGCAGAAGAGGTATCAAGAGGGATGCCGACAACACTGGTGGCTGCGTCTGAAAACTTGGAATTGGCTGAATTGATTCAGGATTTGTTTATAACCGAGAGACTTAGAGTTTATACCAATACGGATGTTTGTGGAGTTGAGATTGGAGCATCGCTAAAAAATGTTATTGCTCTGGGAGCTGGCATAAGCGACGGATTGGGATATGGAGACAACGCAAAAGCCGCTTTGATGACGAGAGGCATAGTTGAAATCGCCCGTTTGGGACAAGCCATGAATGCGAATGTCGATACATTTACGGGGCTTACCGGAATAGGTGATTTGATTGTAACATGCACGAGCATGCATAGCCGAAACAGGAGATGCGGCATATTGTTAGGCGAGGGCATGAAAACGGATGATGCTGTAAAGAAAATTGGGATGGTAGTAGAGGGAATCTACACAACGAAATCTGCATTTGAATTGGCTAAAAAACATTCGGTGAATATGCCTATAGTTGATGAACTTTATAGTGTCCTTTATGAGGATCATGATGTAAAAGAATCTGTAAACAATCTTATGACACGATTGAAAAAACATGAGATGGAGTCGACCATGAAAATCAATTGA
- a CDS encoding DNA translocase FtsK 4TM domain-containing protein, with amino-acid sequence MLAAGIMLLLSLYTDSAGILGEWLKNVFGGLFNGNAAYMAFVLILTAALQMLDKNRAFRSFVALACFIISGSVLHGIMGSIPKSFDAKEIASYYGSGVSGEAPGVVNRMIYSMSVKLLGTYGSLLLIAILVLIGAAIIFDKSIMEIVKAAARGLKWALEVLMKLFLKIFTKEESQFKERRKKKESVKKEAVKEKEEETGKQTSIKVIDYAKEYSERKNSGKESKKEEKSEIQRESKTKVQNDEIHELLKTNSEIAKTGVQESYLKYRLPGLELLDPSPEAGKGMDKKSVLKKAKKLEQILDDFGVDAKVIQVSRGPTITRYEIQPKPGVKVSRIVSLSDDIALNLAARNIRIEAPIPGKAAVGIEVPNDGNSLVCLREIIESSVFKEKKSGLNFALGKDISGNPIVSDLTEMPHLLIAGATGSGKSVCVNALITSLLFSKRPDEVKFLMIDPKVVELNQYNGIPHLIMPVVTDPQKSAAALNWIVREMNERYKIFAENNVRDIKSYNKSQENENMYQIVVIIDELSDLMMVAPSQVEDAICRIAQMARAAGIHLIVATQRPSVDVITGIIKANIPSRIAFAVSSQIDSRTILDMGGAEKLLGKGDMLHYPVGQSKPRRIQGVFVSEIETKRVLGYIKSQVGEVEYEEIPTETFAKDNVDDTDELLPEVIETVAAMEQISISMLQRRYRIGYNRAARMIDEMEKRGIVSKSDGKKPRNVLINEGDLENNYE; translated from the coding sequence ATGCTTGCGGCTGGAATAATGCTTTTACTGAGCCTTTACACGGATTCTGCAGGCATTTTAGGTGAATGGTTAAAGAATGTTTTTGGAGGATTGTTTAACGGAAATGCCGCATATATGGCATTCGTCTTGATTTTGACAGCAGCCTTGCAGATGCTTGACAAGAACCGCGCGTTTAGAAGCTTTGTTGCGTTAGCGTGTTTTATTATTTCAGGGTCAGTTTTGCATGGAATTATGGGCAGCATCCCAAAGAGCTTTGACGCGAAAGAAATTGCAAGCTACTACGGCAGCGGAGTATCAGGCGAGGCCCCGGGAGTGGTTAATCGGATGATATATTCTATGTCGGTGAAGCTGCTTGGAACATATGGAAGCCTGCTATTGATAGCGATACTTGTATTGATAGGCGCTGCAATCATATTTGATAAATCGATTATGGAAATAGTAAAAGCGGCTGCAAGAGGATTGAAATGGGCTCTTGAAGTGCTGATGAAGTTGTTTTTAAAAATATTTACCAAAGAGGAATCACAATTTAAAGAGCGTAGAAAGAAAAAAGAAAGCGTCAAGAAGGAAGCAGTAAAGGAAAAAGAGGAAGAAACAGGAAAGCAAACATCAATAAAGGTAATAGATTATGCAAAAGAGTATAGTGAACGAAAAAACTCGGGCAAAGAATCTAAAAAAGAGGAGAAGTCCGAGATACAACGCGAGTCAAAAACAAAAGTCCAAAATGATGAAATCCATGAATTGCTAAAAACCAATAGCGAAATAGCAAAAACGGGCGTTCAGGAAAGCTATTTGAAGTACAGATTGCCAGGCTTGGAGTTGCTTGACCCATCACCTGAAGCTGGGAAAGGAATGGACAAGAAATCAGTTTTAAAGAAAGCCAAAAAACTCGAGCAAATACTTGACGATTTTGGAGTAGATGCGAAAGTAATTCAAGTCAGCAGAGGGCCGACAATCACGAGATACGAGATTCAACCTAAACCTGGGGTCAAAGTAAGCCGCATTGTTTCGCTATCCGATGACATAGCACTGAATCTTGCGGCAAGGAACATACGGATTGAAGCGCCTATCCCCGGCAAGGCGGCTGTTGGCATTGAGGTTCCAAATGATGGGAACTCCTTGGTATGCCTTCGTGAAATCATTGAAAGCAGTGTTTTTAAAGAGAAAAAAAGCGGATTGAACTTTGCACTAGGGAAAGACATATCGGGAAATCCAATAGTATCGGATCTTACGGAAATGCCTCATTTGTTGATTGCAGGAGCCACGGGGTCAGGCAAAAGCGTATGCGTAAACGCGCTGATAACAAGCTTGTTGTTTTCAAAAAGGCCGGATGAAGTGAAATTTCTGATGATAGACCCTAAGGTTGTCGAATTAAATCAATATAATGGCATTCCGCATCTCATCATGCCTGTTGTAACAGATCCGCAGAAATCGGCGGCGGCTCTAAACTGGATAGTGCGTGAGATGAATGAAAGATACAAGATATTTGCTGAAAACAATGTCAGAGATATAAAAAGCTACAACAAAAGTCAGGAAAACGAGAACATGTATCAAATAGTTGTGATAATCGACGAACTCTCGGATTTAATGATGGTTGCGCCGAGCCAGGTTGAGGATGCAATATGTAGAATAGCGCAAATGGCGAGAGCTGCCGGAATTCATCTGATTGTTGCAACTCAGCGACCGTCTGTGGATGTAATAACCGGAATAATCAAAGCAAATATACCGTCGAGAATTGCCTTTGCGGTTTCATCGCAGATTGATTCCCGAACGATTCTGGACATGGGGGGAGCGGAAAAACTGCTGGGGAAGGGAGACATGCTTCATTATCCTGTTGGACAGTCCAAACCGAGAAGGATACAAGGAGTATTTGTGTCAGAAATCGAAACCAAAAGAGTGCTGGGTTACATAAAATCACAAGTCGGCGAGGTTGAATATGAAGAGATACCCACCGAGACTTTTGCAAAAGACAATGTTGACGATACGGATGAACTATTGCCAGAGGTTATTGAAACGGTTGCCGCAATGGAGCAAATATCCATATCTATGCTGCAAAGGAGATACAGGATAGGATATAACCGCGCGGCTCGAATGATAGATGAAATGGAAAAAAGAGGAATAGTAAGTAAAAGCGACGGCAAAAAACCAAGAAACGTACTTATAAATGAGGGAGATTTGGAAAACAATTATGAGTAA
- the der gene encoding ribosome biogenesis GTPase Der has product MTKPILAIVGRPNVGKSTFFNKIAGRRVSIVEDKPGITRDRIYIEAEWLNHKFIMIDTGGIEIVGENIIMDNMKKQAELAIETADVILFMLDGREGLTSTDEYIADMLRKTRKPVLLVVNKVDKITSINDTVLDAYTLGIGTPMAISSANGLNLGDLLDDVVGHFPESAGYAEEEDVVKVALIGKPNVGKSSIINRILGEERVIVSHISGTTRDAIDTPFEQNGKKYILIDTAGIRRRGRIHENVEKYSVIRSLSAIERADVCFLVLDAEEGISEQDKRIAGYAHEAGRAMVIVVNKWDAIEKGNKTYDEFVKIIRNEMAYLSYAPIIFISAKTGKRTEKLIERIDFVHSEYSKRVSTGALNDLLNEAVLLNQPPSDKGKRLKIYYMTQVSVRPPKFVLFVNKRDLAHFSYVRYLENKVRGAYGFDGTPIVFEVKEKIKEI; this is encoded by the coding sequence ATGACGAAACCAATACTAGCTATTGTTGGAAGACCTAATGTTGGAAAATCTACATTTTTTAATAAAATTGCAGGAAGAAGAGTGTCTATTGTCGAGGATAAGCCTGGAATAACCAGAGACAGGATATACATTGAAGCGGAATGGCTTAATCACAAATTCATTATGATTGATACAGGAGGCATTGAGATTGTAGGCGAAAATATCATAATGGACAATATGAAAAAGCAGGCAGAATTGGCTATAGAAACAGCTGATGTGATTTTATTCATGCTTGACGGAAGAGAAGGGCTGACTTCAACAGATGAATATATCGCCGATATGCTTAGAAAAACAAGAAAGCCTGTATTGCTTGTAGTCAACAAGGTAGACAAAATAACATCCATAAATGATACGGTACTCGATGCATATACATTGGGTATTGGAACTCCTATGGCAATTTCATCTGCAAACGGCTTGAATCTGGGAGACCTGCTAGACGATGTAGTAGGGCATTTTCCTGAATCAGCCGGTTATGCGGAGGAAGAGGATGTTGTTAAGGTAGCCCTAATAGGAAAACCGAATGTTGGAAAATCATCGATAATAAACAGAATACTGGGTGAAGAACGAGTAATAGTAAGCCACATATCCGGAACGACAAGAGATGCAATAGATACGCCATTTGAACAAAACGGAAAAAAATATATACTGATTGATACGGCTGGAATAAGAAGAAGAGGCAGAATACATGAAAATGTTGAAAAGTATAGCGTAATACGGTCCTTAAGCGCAATAGAAAGGGCTGATGTATGTTTTCTTGTTCTTGATGCAGAGGAAGGAATATCGGAACAGGATAAACGCATCGCCGGTTATGCTCATGAAGCTGGACGCGCAATGGTTATTGTGGTGAATAAATGGGATGCAATAGAGAAGGGCAACAAGACATATGATGAATTTGTCAAAATCATCAGAAATGAGATGGCTTATTTGTCTTATGCTCCAATTATATTTATTTCGGCAAAGACAGGAAAAAGAACTGAAAAGCTGATTGAACGCATTGATTTTGTGCATAGCGAATATAGCAAAAGAGTTTCTACCGGTGCGCTGAACGATTTATTGAACGAAGCTGTCTTGCTAAATCAACCTCCTTCGGACAAAGGAAAGCGTCTTAAGATTTATTACATGACACAAGTTTCAGTGAGGCCTCCAAAATTCGTGCTCTTTGTCAACAAAAGGGATTTGGCGCATTTTTCGTACGTTAGGTATCTTGAAAACAAGGTAAGAGGTGCATACGGATTTGATGGTACGCCAATAGTTTTCGAGGTGAAAGAAAAAATAAAAGAAATTTAA
- a CDS encoding RluA family pseudouridine synthase yields the protein MEMIRMVVEANGEGRRLDTYLNENLEEFSRNYIQKLISEGNVIQNGEKTLKKNHRLKAGVVLELTIPEPEKLQVEAEDIPLDIVYEDEWLLVINKSKGMVVHPAPGNYNGTIVNALLYHSDTLSSINGVIRPGIVHRIDKDTTGLLVVAKNDMVHRNLAKQLKEHGISRIYYALVEGKVSEKSGTIDAPIGRDPSNRLKMAVVEKGKPSITHFEVLRRFEGATLLKCKLETGRTHQIRVHMAYIGHPIIGDSSYGYKKQKHAFERQALHAKSLTFFHPVEKRDVTFTCPMAEDMKELIKKMKARD from the coding sequence ATGGAAATGATAAGGATGGTTGTAGAAGCGAACGGAGAAGGGCGCAGGCTGGATACTTATCTCAATGAAAACCTGGAAGAATTTTCAAGAAATTATATACAAAAATTGATTTCAGAGGGAAATGTCATACAAAATGGTGAAAAAACACTCAAAAAAAACCATAGGTTAAAGGCTGGGGTCGTATTGGAACTTACGATTCCTGAGCCCGAGAAATTGCAGGTGGAGGCAGAAGATATACCGCTTGATATTGTCTATGAAGACGAATGGCTTCTTGTAATTAACAAGAGTAAAGGGATGGTCGTTCACCCGGCACCGGGAAATTACAACGGAACGATTGTAAATGCGCTATTATATCACTCAGATACACTTTCTTCAATAAATGGTGTAATTAGGCCGGGAATAGTTCATAGGATAGACAAGGACACTACGGGTCTTTTGGTTGTGGCAAAAAATGACATGGTGCATAGAAATCTTGCGAAGCAATTGAAGGAACATGGCATATCTAGAATTTATTATGCGTTAGTGGAAGGAAAGGTCAGTGAAAAATCGGGAACCATTGATGCGCCAATAGGCAGAGATCCGTCAAATCGGCTAAAAATGGCCGTTGTAGAAAAAGGCAAACCGTCTATTACCCATTTTGAAGTATTGCGCAGATTTGAAGGTGCAACGCTGCTAAAATGCAAACTGGAGACTGGAAGAACACATCAGATAAGGGTACATATGGCGTATATAGGACACCCTATTATTGGGGATTCCTCGTATGGATATAAAAAACAGAAACATGCGTTTGAAAGGCAGGCATTACATGCGAAGAGCTTAACATTCTTCCATCCTGTAGAAAAAAGAGATGTTACTTTCACATGTCCTATGGCAGAAGACATGAAAGAGCTTATAAAAAAGATGAAAGCTAGGGATTAA
- a CDS encoding NFACT family protein, which translates to MPFDGYVARSLKCELNTILCETRIDKIYQPNKFQIMLRLKKGRETHKLLISANSSLPYVAMTGMDKTNPSAPPLFCMVLRKHLLGGILNAVVQHDNDRILFFDFNTRDELKFAESKRLVVELMGKHSNIILVDSEGIIIDSIRRIPSSISRQRQVLPGLAYALPPDQGKINFDECPLEDFHKIVCSNKAQIFKVIYTNFKGVSPILAKEFCARSGIDPQLESSIFNMDDSIRLWKTISSFGKSIDNGIEKPTVFMEKSFPKDFHASNLTIYPNSIYEREGFDSMSEAVDRYYIDKNNSMALNAKSSNLNKLVKSKLSHSLSKLQKLQEEYTQSLDYEKYKVSGDILLSNIHRVRQGMESIELENFYENYEPIEISLDKRQSPSKNAQKYFKKYNKYKNAKLQVHKQILITKSEIDYLENVLVNLENSYEIENITAIREELSKEGYLSKGFIQDKKLAKGKVVEKFNKTYMSFTTRNGKNIMAGKNSTQNERVTFKVSKSDDFWFHAKGMPGSHVVLVNDGLLQEKDFVDAANVAAYFSKARLSSNVPVDYTQVRNVKKIKGAAPGLVTIKLHKSIYVTPIENELKKMKAQD; encoded by the coding sequence ATGCCATTTGACGGATACGTTGCGCGCTCTCTTAAATGCGAGTTGAATACGATTTTGTGTGAAACCAGAATCGATAAAATATACCAACCGAACAAATTTCAAATAATGCTTCGATTGAAAAAAGGCCGCGAAACTCATAAGCTGTTAATTTCAGCAAATTCCAGTCTACCCTATGTTGCAATGACCGGCATGGATAAAACGAATCCAAGTGCTCCTCCTCTCTTCTGCATGGTGCTCAGAAAGCATCTTCTCGGCGGAATATTGAATGCAGTCGTTCAGCACGACAACGACAGGATACTCTTTTTCGATTTCAACACACGAGACGAATTGAAATTTGCTGAAAGCAAACGCCTGGTAGTGGAGCTTATGGGAAAACACAGCAACATCATTCTTGTCGATTCGGAAGGAATAATAATCGACAGCATCAGACGGATTCCATCTAGCATAAGCCGTCAGCGTCAAGTCCTTCCCGGGCTTGCATATGCCTTGCCTCCTGATCAGGGTAAAATTAATTTCGATGAATGTCCTCTAGAGGATTTTCATAAAATAGTGTGCTCCAATAAGGCACAAATTTTCAAGGTAATCTATACTAATTTCAAGGGAGTAAGTCCGATATTGGCAAAGGAGTTCTGTGCGCGATCCGGCATTGATCCACAATTGGAGTCATCCATCTTTAACATGGATGACTCCATCAGGCTATGGAAGACAATTTCTTCTTTTGGAAAATCAATTGATAACGGAATAGAAAAGCCTACCGTTTTTATGGAAAAAAGCTTTCCAAAAGACTTTCATGCAAGCAATCTTACAATATATCCTAATAGTATCTACGAACGCGAAGGCTTTGATTCAATGTCCGAAGCAGTAGACAGATATTACATTGACAAGAACAATAGCATGGCCCTTAACGCTAAATCATCCAATTTAAACAAACTCGTTAAATCAAAACTTTCTCACTCTCTAAGCAAACTGCAGAAGCTTCAGGAAGAATACACACAATCTCTTGATTATGAAAAATATAAGGTTTCTGGAGATATTCTGCTATCCAACATCCATAGAGTAAGGCAAGGAATGGAATCTATCGAATTAGAAAATTTCTACGAAAACTATGAGCCCATTGAAATATCTCTTGATAAAAGGCAAAGTCCTTCAAAAAACGCACAAAAGTATTTCAAAAAATACAACAAATACAAGAATGCAAAATTGCAGGTGCACAAACAAATACTCATCACAAAATCCGAAATCGATTATTTGGAAAATGTTCTTGTAAACCTCGAAAATTCATACGAGATTGAAAACATAACGGCTATCCGCGAAGAGCTATCAAAGGAAGGCTATTTAAGCAAAGGTTTCATTCAAGACAAAAAACTTGCAAAAGGGAAAGTCGTAGAAAAGTTTAACAAGACATATATGTCCTTCACAACCAGAAATGGCAAAAATATCATGGCAGGAAAAAACAGCACTCAAAACGAACGTGTCACTTTCAAGGTATCAAAATCAGATGATTTCTGGTTCCATGCAAAGGGCATGCCAGGTTCGCATGTTGTGCTGGTAAATGATGGTTTGCTTCAGGAAAAGGACTTTGTTGATGCGGCAAATGTGGCAGCCTATTTCAGCAAGGCACGACTTTCATCCAATGTTCCCGTAGACTATACTCAGGTTCGCAATGTCAAGAAAATAAAGGGAGCCGCCCCCGGCCTTGTGACAATCAAGCTTCATAAGTCAATTTATGTCACCCCTATCGAAAATGAACTAAAAAAGATGAAGGCTCAGGATTAA
- a CDS encoding cell division protein SepF has translation MSVIDKIKFFMGIDDIEDDEVDEMEEDEIFSEQSIEQPDTKIRGNKILNIHTNQQMRVIVHEPKDFEEVPGIVDNLKNNKPVVINLEELEYELAKKIFDFLNGAVYALEGKIQKISKGIFIIAPKNVEIQGDFKRETDEKGIFPWQK, from the coding sequence ATGAGCGTAATTGATAAAATCAAGTTTTTCATGGGAATTGACGACATTGAAGATGATGAAGTGGATGAGATGGAAGAGGATGAAATTTTTTCAGAACAAAGCATAGAGCAGCCAGACACCAAAATTAGAGGGAATAAGATTTTGAACATACATACTAACCAGCAGATGCGTGTAATTGTTCATGAACCTAAAGATTTTGAAGAGGTGCCGGGCATAGTGGATAATTTAAAGAACAACAAGCCGGTTGTAATTAATCTGGAAGAGCTAGAATATGAATTGGCAAAAAAAATATTCGATTTCCTTAACGGAGCAGTATATGCTTTAGAGGGAAAGATACAAAAAATTTCAAAGGGCATTTTTATCATTGCTCCCAAAAATGTAGAGATACAAGGAGACTTTAAAAGAGAAACAGATGAAAAAGGGATTTTCCCTTGGCAAAAGTAG